A region from the Rhodothermales bacterium genome encodes:
- a CDS encoding CoA pyrophosphatase, producing the protein MPQWNIDQIADKLSSRLAGTLPGLQAQLGMAPAHREALLREFAPTDGTREAAVLVAVTSHSRPAIVLTERRSNLKHHPGQISFPGGRREADEDLQDTALREASEEIGLSSYHVQLLGALTPLYVPPSRYHVYPFVGVVSHAASLAPSDDEVSQIILADVDQLCDPATRSTEVRTLRDQTVDIPFFDLDGHKIWGATAMMLAELVEALAD; encoded by the coding sequence ATGCCGCAATGGAATATCGATCAGATCGCAGACAAACTGAGCTCCAGACTCGCCGGGACGTTGCCCGGGCTTCAGGCCCAGCTTGGAATGGCACCCGCGCATCGAGAAGCCTTGCTCCGGGAGTTCGCACCCACTGACGGGACACGGGAGGCCGCAGTCCTTGTAGCCGTTACCAGTCATTCACGTCCGGCAATCGTGTTGACTGAGAGGCGGTCGAATCTCAAGCACCACCCGGGCCAGATCTCTTTTCCCGGTGGCCGAAGAGAGGCCGATGAGGATCTGCAGGATACTGCACTACGGGAGGCGAGCGAGGAAATCGGATTGTCGTCGTACCACGTGCAGCTACTCGGCGCCTTGACACCACTGTACGTTCCCCCGTCGCGGTACCACGTGTATCCGTTCGTGGGGGTCGTCAGCCATGCGGCATCACTTGCGCCGTCCGACGACGAAGTCAGCCAGATCATACTGGCAGATGTGGATCAACTTTGTGATCCGGCTACGCGTTCTACAGAGGTTCGTACGCTGCGTGACCAGACGGTCGACATTCCGTTCTTCGATCTTGACGGTCACAAGATCTGGGGCGCTACTGCGATGATGCTTGCAGAACTGGTTGAGGCGCTAGCGGACTGA
- a CDS encoding DUF4249 family protein → MKMRPAIVVGLLLLAVSGGCDSAVTFDRDNEIVVEGYLVANREFGQIRVSRTQPVENRYEYTPFAIRGADVQVRRMGASGEVEEAVQYSEDPDQPGVYIAEGVESVLPLSVYELLVSVPSTGEQLSSRTTVPGAYTILDSGPDTVVYQSLQPPEVTVSRSIYPGRPAIFVFSTESLDPSVENLTPFYRDVVDPDDDFDEEELEDYLINESPLLNEEGYEAISEDVLKIKVPWLAFAFYGRNLLRSNALDDNLYDFIRSQSVQQGGSTFAPGEIPNIIDHVDGGTGIFGSYSVVERLVYVQRPAGLGAK, encoded by the coding sequence ATGAAGATGCGTCCGGCGATTGTTGTGGGCTTACTGCTTCTTGCGGTCAGCGGCGGCTGTGACTCGGCCGTCACATTTGACCGCGACAATGAAATCGTCGTCGAGGGCTACCTCGTGGCCAACCGGGAGTTCGGACAGATCCGTGTGAGTCGCACGCAGCCAGTGGAGAATCGCTACGAGTACACGCCGTTTGCCATACGTGGCGCCGACGTTCAGGTACGCCGAATGGGGGCGTCCGGAGAAGTGGAAGAGGCGGTACAGTATTCCGAGGATCCCGATCAGCCCGGTGTGTACATCGCAGAGGGCGTAGAGTCGGTCCTGCCTCTCAGCGTGTACGAACTCCTGGTCAGCGTTCCGTCGACCGGTGAACAGCTCTCTTCGCGAACGACGGTTCCTGGAGCCTATACCATTCTGGATTCCGGGCCTGATACGGTCGTGTATCAGAGCCTCCAGCCTCCTGAAGTGACGGTCAGTCGCAGTATCTATCCGGGAAGACCGGCCATCTTTGTGTTTTCCACAGAATCCCTGGATCCGTCTGTTGAAAATCTGACCCCGTTCTACCGGGACGTCGTCGATCCTGACGACGACTTCGACGAGGAAGAACTGGAGGACTACCTGATCAACGAATCGCCGCTGCTTAATGAAGAGGGCTACGAGGCGATTTCAGAGGATGTCCTGAAGATCAAGGTGCCCTGGCTTGCGTTTGCATTCTACGGGCGGAATCTCTTGAGAAGCAACGCTCTGGACGACAACCTGTACGACTTCATTCGCTCCCAGTCGGTCCAGCAGGGTGGGTCGACCTTTGCGCCGGGCGAAATCCCCAATATTATCGATCACGTGGACGGTGGAACGGGCATTTTCGGCAGCTACTCCGTCGTCGAGAGGTTGGTTTATGTTCAAAGGCCGGCCGGCCTGGGTGCGAAGTGA
- a CDS encoding TonB-dependent receptor, producing MRFLPFLLAASALWANPHAAAAQETASLSGFIRDAATGETLLLANLVVPGTSIGTATNTSGYYTLTGLTPGDYTLRFSYIGYRDSTLDVALAPGDRRRLDIDLYPEEFIVGEVVVTARRQTDEEVRSLGVAQMKTDLVRAIPAILEADVFRSLQLLPGVKAASDYSSGLYVRGGSPDQTLILLDRTTVYNPSHFFGFFSTFNPDAVKDVRLYKGGYPAEYGGRLGAVVDIYNKDGNRNQTQGRVSLGLLASRAIVEGPYRRGSWMLAVRRSTLEPLLAVLQNQDIDGIPDKFHFIDANGKFNVDISGDDRLSLSFYAGEDKLLLPFLDDASIDLSYGNRTLSANWTHIFSERLFSNFTLTSSRYFSRPEFEIAGTPITRSNNVYDQSLKADVEYMVNDRHQIRAGFWSGIFTFRLRDEFDGEESLFKRIQSPYSAFYVEDIFRPTPAWKITGGVRGNYFAEGNYLRLEPRIGLEHQINRALRLQVGYGRYYQFLTLITNELFTGSDIWLTTAEGVPPAYGDQYVAGLKSNVLPGLNVDFELYYRTMQDLFELDPRIPDVSGLDYDELFRFGQGYAYGAEVFVEKRSGRLNGYVGYTFGITRRRFPDFPDPGQFDYYPPKYDRTHDVNAVATYRLSKRWSLTGVWSMATGQAYTRPRTQYRIIDNPLGSQVKNALVSPFNADRLPSYQRLDIGASLFGRFFRIADYELQLQVLNVYNRRNVWFYFFDFEDDDTVKREEVPMIPVPIPNISFTLSF from the coding sequence ATGCGGTTCCTACCCTTCCTTCTCGCAGCGTCCGCACTTTGGGCGAATCCGCATGCCGCGGCTGCACAGGAGACCGCCTCGCTGAGCGGATTCATTCGCGACGCTGCCACGGGTGAAACTTTGCTTCTCGCCAACCTGGTTGTTCCCGGCACCTCGATCGGTACTGCAACTAATACGTCCGGGTACTATACCCTCACTGGCCTCACTCCCGGCGATTACACGCTTCGATTCTCGTACATCGGATATCGGGATTCCACGCTCGACGTGGCGCTTGCTCCAGGTGACCGGCGTCGCCTCGACATTGATCTCTATCCGGAAGAATTCATCGTCGGCGAGGTGGTCGTCACAGCGCGCCGGCAAACGGATGAAGAGGTACGGTCGCTCGGCGTAGCACAGATGAAGACGGATCTTGTCCGCGCAATCCCGGCCATCCTTGAGGCTGACGTGTTCAGGTCATTGCAACTGCTTCCGGGGGTCAAGGCGGCCTCTGACTATTCGAGCGGACTCTACGTCCGTGGCGGCAGTCCCGACCAGACCCTCATTCTACTGGACCGTACCACCGTCTACAACCCGAGCCACTTCTTCGGCTTCTTCTCCACGTTCAATCCAGATGCTGTCAAGGACGTTCGACTCTATAAAGGCGGATATCCGGCCGAATACGGTGGGCGACTGGGCGCCGTCGTAGACATCTATAACAAGGACGGTAACCGAAATCAGACCCAGGGAAGAGTGAGCCTGGGACTGCTCGCGTCTCGTGCCATCGTCGAGGGACCGTACCGACGCGGATCGTGGATGCTCGCGGTGCGTCGATCTACCCTGGAACCGCTTCTGGCCGTGCTGCAGAACCAGGACATTGATGGCATCCCCGACAAGTTTCATTTCATTGATGCGAACGGCAAGTTCAATGTCGACATTTCGGGCGACGATCGACTGTCGCTGTCGTTTTATGCCGGAGAAGACAAGCTGCTGCTGCCATTCCTCGACGACGCGAGCATCGATCTCAGCTATGGTAATCGGACGCTCAGTGCCAACTGGACGCACATCTTTTCCGAGCGCCTTTTCTCCAACTTCACGCTGACCTCGTCGCGATACTTCAGCCGCCCCGAATTCGAGATCGCAGGCACCCCTATTACACGATCTAACAACGTGTACGATCAGTCGCTCAAGGCCGATGTTGAGTACATGGTAAACGATCGGCATCAAATAAGGGCAGGGTTCTGGAGCGGCATATTTACGTTCAGGCTGCGGGACGAGTTTGACGGGGAGGAGTCGCTGTTCAAGAGAATTCAATCGCCTTACAGTGCCTTTTACGTCGAAGACATCTTCAGACCTACTCCGGCCTGGAAGATCACGGGTGGAGTCAGGGGTAACTATTTTGCAGAGGGAAACTACCTTCGTCTGGAACCGCGCATCGGCCTCGAGCACCAGATCAATCGCGCCCTTCGTCTACAGGTTGGATACGGTCGGTATTACCAGTTTCTGACATTGATCACGAACGAGCTGTTCACCGGATCGGACATCTGGCTGACGACGGCAGAAGGTGTGCCACCGGCCTACGGCGATCAGTATGTGGCCGGACTCAAGTCGAATGTGCTGCCCGGTCTGAACGTCGACTTCGAGCTCTACTACCGCACCATGCAGGATCTGTTTGAGCTGGATCCGCGGATTCCCGACGTCTCTGGTCTGGACTATGACGAACTATTCCGTTTCGGCCAGGGCTACGCGTATGGTGCGGAGGTCTTCGTGGAGAAACGGTCCGGTCGGCTGAACGGCTACGTCGGCTATACATTCGGAATCACGCGCCGGCGGTTTCCGGACTTCCCCGACCCCGGTCAATTTGACTATTACCCCCCGAAGTATGACCGGACTCACGATGTCAATGCCGTTGCAACGTATAGGCTCTCAAAACGGTGGAGTCTTACGGGCGTCTGGAGCATGGCGACGGGCCAGGCCTACACCAGACCTCGAACGCAGTATCGAATCATTGACAATCCCCTGGGCTCGCAGGTCAAAAATGCTCTCGTCAGTCCCTTCAACGCGGACAGACTTCCGTCCTACCAGCGCCTTGACATAGGCGCGAGTTTGTTCGGCCGATTCTTCAGGATTGCCGACTATGAGCTGCAACTGCAAGTGCTGAACGTCTATAACCGGCGGAACGTGTGGTTCTACTTCTTCGATTTCGAGGATGATGACACGGTCAAGCGCGAGGAGGTGCCCATGATTCCGGTGCCCATTCCGAATATCTCATTCACCCTGTCCTTTTGA